tattttatacaattttcatttcaactcactatccaaatggcACTTAAATGTAGTCGTTTGCATAATGCATTGGATATGAATATCTCCcttgaattttttgaattaaattcATGGCTATAAATATTCCTTGAAATTTGGTGTTTCTTCAATCCGACTAATATTAATTGATCCAAATTTACAGAGTTTCTCACTTGAATTCCTTTGAGTTTACCACATTGTTGTAACTTATTTTATTGTATCAAAATGTGTTTTGCAGGTGTGCGAGAGATCATTGACTTCTTCTACTGGTGGTCCAGCAGGGCCTCCCACTGCTAGTTTTGTAAGAGCTGAAATGCTTCCGAGTGGCTTTCTAATTCGACCTTGTGAGGGCGGTGGCTCCATTATTCACATTGTTGATCATGTTGATTTAGATGTAAGGAGAAGAGCTGATTGAATTCTGTTTCTACTTCAACTTCTTTCTTTTGCATTTGCTTACTTCAATTTCCTGGTGGTTCTAGGTTTGGAGCGTACCTGAAGTTCTCAGACCACTTTATGAATCATCAAAGATTCTTgctcagaaaatgactattgctGTAAGAAACTGTGATATATGAGAGGTCATTCATTCATCTATATGGTTAGTTTTGTTTGTTCATACTTTGccttttttaaatcttacaaCACAGGCCTTACGACACATAAGACAAATTGCACAAGAGACTAGTGGGGAAATTCAGTATGGTGGTGGTCGCCAGCCTGCTGTTTTAAGGACATTCAGTCAGAGACTTAGCAGGTAAGGTCTCCAAACATGGTATTCAAGTTCAACAGGGCTTTGCCCTGATTCTGAGTTTATTATTTACAGTTTAGAGCACAGAATCTCAAAGAATTGATTACTTCAATGTGCCTGGGCTATACTGGATTCCCCATTGACTAAATTGTTTATGAAAATGAACTGTAGGGGATTCAATGATGCTGTTAATGGGTTTGTGGATGATGGTTGGTCGCTTCTAGGTAGTGATGGTGTGGAAGATGTGACCATCATGATAAACTCATCTCCAAATAAATTTGTCAACTCCCAGTATGGCACATCGATGTTCTCAACTTTTGGAGGAGGGGTGCTATGTGCCAAGGCATCAATGCTTCTGCAGGTATTTTGATATGCTAATCCAAACAAGCGAGGATGGTTAGCTTGGCTGTTTCACTGTTTTAGCCTTGCATTATTTTGATTGTATCTAACTCTCTTCTCTCAGAATTTCGATTGATTATTGATGCTTTAatctttttatgaaatttatgttCACATTTGACTTTGTAcatgattaaatttttaatctttttctggACTCTGCAGGATGTCCCCCCTGCCTTGCTGGTTCGTTTTCTTAGGGAGCACCGTTCAGAGTGGGCTGACTATGGAGTTGACGCTTACTCTGCAGCATGTCTTAAAGCTAGCCCCTATGCAGTTCCTTGTGCAAGACCTGGTGGTTTCCCTGGTAGCCAGGTCATCTTACCTCTTGCCCATACTGTGGAACATGAGGAGGTGGCAAATATCTTATCCACTTGAGCaagtttccattttttttttttttaccatctATTATTTCACctgatttaaatataaatttctaaGTAAAGTTTCACCTTCATTAATGAAGTTCCTGGAGGTAGTTCGGCTAGAGGGTCATGCATTCTCCCCTGAAGATGTGGCATTGGCAGGGGACATGTACTTATTGCAGGTTGGTTTTTTCTATTCCTTTCATCACACAATAGATGAAAGTTTATAGTTGGCATGCATTATGTTGAAATATTCTCCCCTAAATAGGAGCCTAAAAAGGTGGGATTAAATCTAAAGGTAATATGTgatcaaatttataaatatttttatttctagatAAAATCCATTTATTTTTAGGACTCCCCAAGGAGGTAAATCTCTCCCCTGTTATTCTTGGACAGAGATTAGTATGACATGGCAtaggttttgttttcttgttctaAAGAATTTTTCATTAATGTGGATCTTTATTGCTGatataatcatttaattttattatattctatgGTGACAGCTTTGCAGTGGGGTTGATGAAAATGCAGTTGGTGCCTGTGCTCAGCTTGTCTTTGCACCTATTGATGAATCTTTTGCTGATGACGCTCCCCTATTGCCATCTGGTTTTCGTGTGATACCGCTGGATCCTAAAACAGTTCAGTGATATCTGTGATTTGCTGCCatttaggtttgaaattttaaacGTGTGCTGAATTCTTTAATATGTGTTGCAGGATGGGCCAGCTGCAACTCGAACATTGGACTTGGCCTCTACTCTTGAAGTCAGAGCGGGTGGTGCCCGCCCAGCTGGTGAAGCTGATCTGAACAGTTACAACCTTAGATCAGTTCTGACTATTGCTTTCCAATTTACTTTTGAGAACAATTTGCGGGACAATGTGGCTGCCATGGCTCGCCAATATGTGCGTAGCGTTGTAGGGTCTGTTCAGAGGGTTGCCATGGCTATTTCTCCCTCCCGCCTTAGTACCCATACGGGGCCCAAACCCCTTCCTGGTTCCCCTGAGGCTCTTACTCTGGCCCGATGGATTTGCCGAGGCTACAGGTTGACATCATAGTATCTTTCAAGTTTTGCATTTCTATTTcttattggtttttcttttagttgCATTTTCTGTGCAAGAGTTGAATAACTTTCTTCATGGAAATTATGGCAAACTCTGGCAAATAACTTTATAACTTTGCAATCAACATTTGGAGATGGTATGGGATTATCTTTTTCATTGCTAACTGCTCACTCTTATGTGGTATCTTTCAGGGTCCACACTGGGAGTGAGCTCTTTCGGGTTGACTCCCAAGCTGGTGATGCAATCTTAAAGCAACTTTGGCACCATTCAGATGCTATACTATGCTGTTCGGTAAAAACAAATGTAAGCACTTCTTCAGTTGCTTTCCCTGTTCTGTAGCGCTAAATTTCTCTATCCAATGCATATTATTGAAATATACTTCAGATTATCAAGAGATGTGCTATAAACTACACTCCCATAGCACTTCCATCATACTTTATTTACGCTACATTACCCATCAACCATTAGATCAATTCATGTTtctaaaataacaaatttaatGGTAGACAGTTAATGTCACATCATTAGCGGTAGGATGGAAAAGGAATGAGTGTAGTGTCatggtattttctttttatcaaagGACGAGTTGAAGCAATACAgacttcattttataatttctgtTCCATTTCTTATGGATTAAATCTACTGGCATAAATGTGTGCAGGCATCTCCTGTTTTCACCTTTGCAAACCAGGCTGGGCTTGACATGCTTGAAACAACACTTGTGGCCCTTCAAGACATAATGCTCGACAAGATTCTTGACGAAGCCGGCCGGAAGATTCTATGTTCTGAATTCTCCAAGATCATGCAGCAGGTAATGATGCCTTGAGCTTCCATCAGTGTGGAAACTTTTGTTTATACCCTTTGCTAGGAAGACAAAAATATACTTAGTAAGATATTGAAATCATTGAAAAGTAATAGAGCATTAAAGAATGTTTCAAAACATTTAACGATATCAACAATCAACAAAACCCTTGAATCTCATTCCAGCATCCATGCTGCTGCCTGATGTAGGATGTTAGACTTTGTTGACCGAGCTCTTACATTGAACATTCTTATCTTTTCCTAATGTGGTTCTTCAAATTGCCAGGGATTTGCGTATCTACCAGCAGGATTATGCGTTTCCAGTATGGGTAGGCCAGTTTCTTATGAGCAGGCCATCGCATGGAAAGTTCTCAATGATGATGATTCAAATCACTGCCTGGCCTTCATGTTTATAAACTGGTCTTTTGTGTGATGAAAGAATGCAGATACTAAAACAATTTAGCTACTTATTTAAGTTATGTACTTTTGCTAGTTGAAGTTAAAAGACATTGTGACAAATGAATGTAGTCATGGCAGGATCTTTTATGAAAACGTATGTAGCATATGTACCCGTTATATGTTTTgcttaatgtgtttggttcagatGTCTACCTCATTCTAATCAGGTTTGTGAATTTGGCtaagatttaaaccaaaatgGATGATCTTGGCATTATTTGTGCCAACCGAGCCGTGGGGGGGTCTTCAATTTTGGTTGTAGGCCTAAGTTGGTTGCTTGGCATTTCTAATTTCTATCGTAATGTTGATTGGGTGGAATTTCGGCCAACTGGGGTCATATTCAACTATATAGGAAAGTAGTATTCCAAATACTAATCATGCGTTTGTCTGTCTTTTCAAGAAAACTGTCGAATTAGTGagaaaaaaacatttgaaaaaaGACAACTCTCGAACTTATATGCAGGACTCAGTAGATAGGGATGTTATTTTGCTTTTTCTCTTGGTATGCATTATAGGTTTGCTAGACGG
This sequence is a window from Carya illinoinensis cultivar Pawnee chromosome 9, C.illinoinensisPawnee_v1, whole genome shotgun sequence. Protein-coding genes within it:
- the LOC122277330 gene encoding homeobox-leucine zipper protein ATHB-14 — its product is MALSMHKNSPYKDMDSSKYVRYTPEQVEALERVYSECPKPSSLRRQQLIRECPILANIEPKQIKVWFQNRRCREKQRKEASRLQTVNRKLSAMNKLLMEENDRLQKQVSQLVYENGYMRHQLQSASGTTTDNSCESVVMNGQHQQQQNPTPQHPQRDANNPAGLLAIAEEALAEFLSKATGTAVDWVQMIGMKPGPDSIGIVAVSRNCSGVAARACGLVSLEPTKVAEILKDRPSWFRDCRCLDVLSVLPTGNGGTIELIYMQTYAPTTLAAARDFWTMRYTTSLEDGSLVVCERSLTSSTGGPAGPPTASFVRAEMLPSGFLIRPCEGGGSIIHIVDHVDLDVWSVPEVLRPLYESSKILAQKMTIAALRHIRQIAQETSGEIQYGGGRQPAVLRTFSQRLSRGFNDAVNGFVDDGWSLLGSDGVEDVTIMINSSPNKFVNSQYGTSMFSTFGGGVLCAKASMLLQDVPPALLVRFLREHRSEWADYGVDAYSAACLKASPYAVPCARPGGFPGSQVILPLAHTVEHEEFLEVVRLEGHAFSPEDVALAGDMYLLQLCSGVDENAVGACAQLVFAPIDESFADDAPLLPSGFRVIPLDPKTDGPAATRTLDLASTLEVRAGGARPAGEADLNSYNLRSVLTIAFQFTFENNLRDNVAAMARQYVRSVVGSVQRVAMAISPSRLSTHTGPKPLPGSPEALTLARWICRGYRVHTGSELFRVDSQAGDAILKQLWHHSDAILCCSVKTNASPVFTFANQAGLDMLETTLVALQDIMLDKILDEAGRKILCSEFSKIMQQGFAYLPAGLCVSSMGRPVSYEQAIAWKVLNDDDSNHCLAFMFINWSFV